In one window of Alphaproteobacteria bacterium DNA:
- the iscU gene encoding Fe-S cluster assembly scaffold IscU produces the protein MAYSPKVIDHYENPRNVGAFDKSDASIGTGLVGAPACGDVMKLQIKVNEDGIIEDAKFKTFGCGSAIASSSLVTEWIKGKSLAEAQAIRNTEVAQALALPPVKIHCSILAEDAVKAAIADYQSKSETRK, from the coding sequence ATGGCTTACAGTCCTAAAGTGATTGATCACTATGAAAACCCGCGCAATGTTGGTGCGTTTGATAAAAGCGATGCCTCTATTGGAACTGGGTTAGTTGGCGCGCCTGCTTGTGGTGATGTTATGAAATTGCAAATTAAAGTGAATGAAGACGGCATTATTGAAGATGCAAAATTTAAAACCTTTGGGTGCGGTTCTGCTATTGCTTCCAGTTCTCTTGTTACAGAATGGATTAAAGGAAAAAGCTTGGCTGAGGCCCAAGCTATTCGCAATACAGAAGTTGCTCAAGCTTTAGCTCTGCCTCCCGTTAAAATTCACTGTTCAATTTTAGCAGAAGATGCTGTGAAAGCAGCCATTGCAGATTATCAGTCCAAGTCTGAAACCAGAAAATAA